GAAACGTGGATGTTAATTCCGTATCCGATACATACGTTCTTTACGGGTTTGTATTTTTGGGGATGGCTCTTTTTACCTTTACCCGAAAAATGCCGACCTTCAAAAATACTGAAATTATCGAAAAAGGGCTGGCCGTGTTAAAAAACAGGCACCTTTTCCTGGGAGTCCTTGCCATCTTCTTTTATGTGGGATCGGAAGTTGCTGTTGGCAGCTGGGTGGTTGAATTCATCCGATCCGATAAAATCATGGGATTGGGCGAAGCAGAAGCCAGTTATTTCCTTTCCTACTTCTGGGGAGGACTGATGATCGGCCGGCTGTTGGCGGGAATATCCCTGAACAACGAATTCAGCGTAAAACAAAAAGCCATTCGTATGGCCATATACTCCATAACCACTTTCTTCCTCATTTATGTCGTAACTGCCATCAAATTTGAAGAAGGCCATTTTACCCTTCGATTCCTCGAATTTAGTAAAATAAGCCTTTATCTGTTGCTGATGGTGATCAACTACTCCGCCTTTTTTATCACCTTCAATAAACCCGCACGTGCACTGGTCGTTTTTTCCCTGATCAACGCAGTATTGATCTCTGTAGCGATTTTGGGAAGCGGACACCTGGCCTTCTGGTGTTTATTGGGCTCAGGGTTATTTTTCTCGGTGGGCTGGTCCAATATTTTCTCTCTCGCTATCAGGGGGCTTGGCAAACTGACCAGCCAGGGATCTTCGCTTCTGGTCATGGCCATTGTCGGAGGAGCAGTATTACCCGGCATTCAGAGTTTTATTATTGAAGGATTTGGGGTTCAAATTTCGTTTTTGATTCCTCTTTTAGGAATGATTTACCTCATTTTTTATGGATTAAACGGTTATAAATCCAAATCAGAATTGAAAAAGTCGTAAAATCTAACAATCAATCAAATAAAATCATCAAAAGTGAGAAATATATTATTGTTATTCATCCTTGCCATTTTCGTATTTAGCTGCAGCAATTCCAATGAGACCGAAAGTCCCGTGAAATATGTCAATCCATTTATTGGAACAGGCGGACACGGCCATACTTATCCGGGAGCCAGTCTCCCTTTTGGCATGATGCAA
This sequence is a window from Lewinellaceae bacterium. Protein-coding genes within it:
- a CDS encoding sugar MFS transporter, giving the protein MNIDQSVNRKSFLFLSSLFFMWGFITVTNDILINTFKGIFDLTAPQRSLVQSAFFGAFFIISLIYFLLSTSTGRDPINRIGYKNGMAISLAVCGMGCLMFYPAAHFHSYAFFLSALFVLASGVTLLQICANPYATILGPPESASSRLNRAQGLNSLGTTLGPLVGTILIYQVFSKGNVDVNSVSDTYVLYGFVFLGMALFTFTRKMPTFKNTEIIEKGLAVLKNRHLFLGVLAIFFYVGSEVAVGSWVVEFIRSDKIMGLGEAEASYFLSYFWGGLMIGRLLAGISLNNEFSVKQKAIRMAIYSITTFFLIYVVTAIKFEEGHFTLRFLEFSKISLYLLLMVINYSAFFITFNKPARALVVFSLINAVLISVAILGSGHLAFWCLLGSGLFFSVGWSNIFSLAIRGLGKLTSQGSSLLVMAIVGGAVLPGIQSFIIEGFGVQISFLIPLLGMIYLIFYGLNGYKSKSELKKS